Proteins from a genomic interval of Bradyrhizobium sp. CCGB01:
- a CDS encoding aminoglycoside phosphotransferase family protein, whose product MLMTLPRFTDAESFRAWRSDSSQWLPIALDIARDHGLDASAPHVFATGTNLVVGLGEKLILKIFPPLLRAQFVSERGSLTQLKGRLHLPIPEIVAEGMRDGWPYLIITRLSGTLGSEVWPQLAEDQKERLLRQIGETIASVQRAPLGPLAQIEPRWDAFMRAQIQGCKARHTRLGLAPKFLAGLDDLLRDVEKLIPMDAPPVILIGEYIPENFLLACHDNQWSLAGLFDFGDVLAGWRDYDLLGPGAFMAAGRPGRVRSLLEGFGHTKLDYALKRRLMALMLLHRASDLNSHICIEGWQEKANDLVELQELIWAG is encoded by the coding sequence ATGTTGATGACACTGCCCCGCTTCACCGACGCGGAAAGCTTCCGCGCCTGGCGCTCCGATTCCTCGCAATGGCTGCCGATCGCGCTCGACATCGCGCGCGATCATGGTCTCGACGCCAGCGCACCGCATGTATTTGCAACCGGCACCAATCTCGTCGTCGGGCTCGGCGAAAAATTGATCCTGAAGATCTTCCCGCCGCTGCTCCGCGCACAATTTGTCTCCGAGCGCGGCTCGCTGACGCAGCTCAAGGGCCGCCTGCATCTGCCGATCCCCGAGATCGTCGCGGAGGGGATGCGCGACGGCTGGCCCTATCTGATCATCACGCGGCTATCAGGCACGCTGGGCTCGGAGGTGTGGCCGCAACTGGCGGAAGATCAGAAGGAGCGCCTGCTGCGCCAGATCGGCGAGACCATCGCTAGCGTCCAGCGCGCCCCGCTCGGACCGCTTGCGCAAATCGAGCCGCGCTGGGACGCGTTCATGCGTGCCCAGATACAGGGCTGCAAGGCGCGGCACACGCGCCTCGGCCTTGCGCCGAAATTCCTCGCCGGCCTCGACGATCTCCTGCGCGACGTAGAAAAGCTCATCCCGATGGATGCGCCGCCGGTGATCCTGATCGGCGAATACATTCCGGAGAACTTTTTGCTCGCCTGCCATGACAATCAATGGTCGCTCGCCGGCCTGTTCGACTTCGGCGACGTGCTGGCGGGATGGCGCGACTACGATCTGCTCGGCCCAGGCGCCTTCATGGCGGCGGGCCGGCCGGGCAGGGTGCGCAGCCTGCTCGAAGGCTTTGGCCATACCAAGCTCGACTACGCGCTCAAGCGCCGGCTGATGGCCCTGATGCTGCTGCACCGGGCCAGCGACCTCAACAGCCATATCTGCATCGAAGGCTGGCAGGAGAAGGCAAATGATCTGGTCGAGCTTCAGGAGCTGATCTGGGCGGGTTGA
- a CDS encoding ABC transporter permease yields MLTMIGKRLMFAIPSLIGVVIVTFLLTRALPGDPAAYFAGPAATKEAVEQIRKKLGLDKPLIEQFFRYTNDLAHGDFGNSLTTGQPVAAEIRNRLPASAELTLLGLIVSVVIAIPLGVLAATRPGSWVDHLCRVTTTAGVSLPVFFTGLVLVYVFYFRLGWSPAPLGRLDVFYSAPPTVTGFYLIDTLIARDFEAFRSALSQLILPATTLAIFSLAPIARMTRASMLAVLASEFVRTARASGLSPSTVIVTYAFRNAMLPVITTLSMVFSFLLGANVLVEKVFAWPGIGSYAVEALISSDFAPVQGFVLTMAVMYVLLNLVIDILYGVIDPRVRLEG; encoded by the coding sequence ATGCTGACCATGATCGGCAAGCGCCTGATGTTTGCGATTCCCTCGCTGATCGGCGTGGTCATCGTCACCTTCCTGCTGACGCGCGCGCTGCCGGGCGATCCCGCCGCGTATTTCGCCGGTCCGGCCGCGACCAAGGAAGCCGTCGAGCAGATCCGCAAAAAACTCGGTCTCGACAAGCCGCTGATCGAGCAGTTCTTCCGCTACACCAACGATCTCGCGCACGGCGATTTCGGCAATTCGCTGACCACGGGGCAGCCGGTCGCGGCCGAGATCCGCAATCGTCTGCCGGCCTCCGCCGAGCTGACGCTGCTCGGCCTCATCGTCTCCGTCGTCATCGCCATTCCGCTCGGCGTGCTGGCGGCGACGCGACCAGGATCATGGGTTGATCATCTCTGCCGTGTCACGACGACGGCCGGCGTCTCGCTGCCGGTGTTCTTCACAGGCCTCGTGCTGGTGTATGTCTTCTATTTCCGTCTCGGCTGGTCGCCCGCGCCGCTCGGCCGTCTCGACGTATTTTACAGCGCGCCGCCGACGGTGACCGGCTTCTATCTGATCGACACGCTGATCGCGCGTGACTTCGAAGCGTTCCGCTCGGCGCTCAGCCAGCTCATCCTGCCGGCGACGACACTCGCGATCTTCTCGCTGGCGCCGATCGCGCGCATGACCCGCGCCTCGATGCTGGCGGTGCTGGCTTCGGAGTTCGTCCGCACCGCGCGCGCCAGCGGGCTGTCGCCGTCGACCGTCATCGTCACCTACGCCTTCCGCAATGCGATGCTGCCCGTGATCACCACGCTCAGCATGGTGTTCTCGTTCCTGCTCGGCGCCAACGTGCTGGTGGAGAAAGTGTTCGCCTGGCCCGGCATCGGCTCCTATGCGGTGGAAGCGCTGATCTCGTCGGACTTCGCGCCGGTGCAAGGCTTCGTGCTGACCATGGCGGTGATGTACGTGCTGCTCAATCTCGTGATCGACATTTTGTACGGCGTGATCGATCCGCGCGTGCGGTTGGAAGGGTAG
- a CDS encoding TRAP transporter substrate-binding protein, with product MPVLNRAELSRAGLIFVAILLAVCATSAAAREFRAADTQTQDYPTVQALRYMGALIAERTGGRHEVKVFHSRQLGEEKETIEQTRVGAIDLNRTNVALIGNFVPAMNVLAMPFLFRSIEHMQKVLDGPIGSEILGSFEPYGFVGLAFYDSGARSIYNGVRPVRSVADLRGLRIRVQQSELMSQMIRSLGAEPVEMPYGQVLTGLANHLIDGAENNWPSFVTTDHYKHAGHLALTEHTMSPEVLVISLKAWTSLSADDQQIFREAAARSSRFMREKWRDLEEQSQRKAEAAGITVVKDIDRKPFEDAMAAIYAKAGRDPAAAALIERIRKVE from the coding sequence GTGCCAGTGCTGAACCGTGCCGAACTCTCGCGGGCCGGGTTGATCTTCGTTGCGATTCTGCTCGCGGTCTGCGCGACGAGCGCTGCTGCGCGCGAATTCCGCGCCGCCGACACCCAGACCCAGGACTACCCGACCGTCCAGGCGCTGCGCTACATGGGCGCCCTGATCGCCGAGCGCACCGGCGGCCGGCACGAGGTGAAGGTGTTCCACTCCCGCCAGCTCGGCGAGGAGAAGGAGACCATCGAGCAGACCCGGGTCGGCGCGATCGACCTCAACCGGACCAATGTGGCGCTGATCGGCAATTTCGTCCCTGCGATGAACGTGCTGGCTATGCCGTTCCTGTTCCGGTCCATCGAGCACATGCAGAAGGTGCTGGACGGGCCGATCGGCAGCGAGATCCTCGGCAGTTTCGAGCCCTACGGCTTCGTCGGGCTCGCCTTCTACGATTCCGGTGCGCGGTCGATCTACAACGGGGTCCGCCCTGTCCGGAGCGTCGCGGACCTCAGGGGATTGAGGATCCGGGTGCAGCAGTCGGAGTTGATGAGCCAGATGATCCGCTCGCTCGGCGCCGAGCCGGTCGAGATGCCCTATGGGCAGGTGCTCACCGGGCTTGCCAACCATCTGATCGACGGCGCCGAAAACAACTGGCCGTCTTTCGTGACGACGGACCATTACAAGCATGCCGGCCACCTTGCGCTCACCGAGCACACGATGAGCCCGGAAGTGCTGGTGATCTCGCTGAAGGCCTGGACAAGCCTGTCGGCGGACGACCAGCAGATTTTCCGCGAGGCCGCGGCGCGCTCCAGCCGGTTCATGCGCGAGAAGTGGCGCGACCTCGAGGAGCAGTCGCAGCGCAAGGCGGAGGCCGCCGGCATCACGGTCGTCAAGGACATCGACCGCAAGCCGTTCGAGGACGCGATGGCTGCGATCTATGCCAAGGCGGGGCGTGATCCCGCCGCGGCCGCGCTGATCGAACGCATTCGCAAGGTGGAGTGA
- a CDS encoding ABC transporter substrate-binding protein has protein sequence MKRRDFLKSVSGLAAGAALPAMPQVISSAYADARSETLLIVSEGGPNNLDIHGVGTNVPGYEVSWNCYDRLISHEMKAGPGGVPYYDRDKFKGELAEDFKIDDMSVTFKLRKNAKFHDGTPVTAKDVKWSLDRAVSVGGFPTFQMSAGSLTKPEQFVVIDDYTVRVDFLKKDKLTIPDLAVIVPCIVNSELVKKNASEKDPWGLEFTKQQTAGSGAYKVTKWTAGTEVIMERNEDWACGPLPKIKRVIWRMVPQAGNRRALLERGDADISYELPNKDFQEMKANGKLNVVSLPFSNGIQYIGMNVTKPPFDNPKVRQAVAYALPYQKIMDAVMFGLANPMFGAPKDKPTEVAWPQPHKYNTDMDKAKALLAEAGYANGFETTISFDLNFAGVNEPLCVLVQESLAQIGIKTTINKVPGANWRTELNKKEMPLFTNVFSGWLDYPEYFFYWCYHGNNSVFNTMSYKSAEMDKLIDGARTAAATGDTATYDKDVKGFVDLAFTDIPRIPLYQPFVNVAMQKNISGYQYWFHRRLDYRALAKG, from the coding sequence ATGAAACGCCGCGATTTCCTCAAGTCCGTGTCCGGATTGGCCGCAGGCGCGGCGCTTCCGGCGATGCCACAGGTGATTTCGTCCGCCTATGCCGACGCGCGCTCGGAGACGCTGCTGATCGTCTCGGAAGGCGGCCCCAACAATCTCGACATCCACGGCGTCGGCACCAACGTGCCCGGCTATGAAGTCTCCTGGAATTGCTACGACCGCCTGATCAGCCACGAGATGAAGGCCGGCCCCGGCGGCGTGCCCTATTACGACCGCGACAAGTTCAAGGGCGAGCTCGCCGAGGACTTCAAGATCGACGACATGTCGGTCACCTTCAAGCTGCGCAAGAACGCCAAGTTCCACGACGGCACGCCTGTCACCGCCAAGGACGTGAAATGGTCGCTCGACCGCGCCGTCAGCGTCGGCGGCTTTCCCACCTTCCAGATGAGCGCGGGCTCGCTCACCAAGCCGGAGCAGTTCGTCGTCATCGACGACTACACCGTGCGCGTCGACTTCCTGAAAAAGGACAAGCTGACGATTCCCGATCTCGCCGTCATCGTGCCCTGCATCGTCAACTCCGAGCTGGTGAAGAAGAACGCCAGCGAGAAGGACCCCTGGGGCCTCGAATTCACCAAGCAGCAGACCGCGGGTTCGGGCGCCTACAAGGTGACGAAGTGGACCGCCGGCACCGAAGTCATCATGGAGCGCAACGAGGACTGGGCGTGCGGTCCGCTGCCGAAGATCAAGCGCGTGATCTGGCGCATGGTGCCGCAGGCCGGCAATCGCCGTGCGCTGTTGGAGCGCGGCGATGCCGACATCTCCTACGAGCTGCCGAACAAGGACTTCCAGGAGATGAAGGCCAACGGCAAGCTCAACGTGGTGTCGCTGCCGTTCTCCAACGGCATCCAGTATATCGGCATGAACGTCACCAAGCCGCCGTTCGACAACCCGAAGGTCCGTCAGGCCGTCGCCTACGCGTTGCCCTATCAGAAGATCATGGACGCCGTGATGTTCGGCCTGGCGAACCCGATGTTCGGCGCGCCGAAGGACAAGCCGACCGAAGTCGCCTGGCCGCAGCCGCACAAATACAACACCGACATGGACAAGGCGAAGGCGCTGCTGGCTGAGGCCGGTTACGCCAACGGCTTCGAGACCACGATCTCGTTCGACCTCAATTTCGCCGGCGTCAATGAGCCGCTCTGCGTGCTGGTGCAGGAGAGCCTCGCGCAGATCGGCATCAAGACCACCATCAACAAGGTGCCCGGCGCCAACTGGCGTACCGAATTGAACAAGAAGGAGATGCCGCTCTTCACCAACGTGTTCTCGGGCTGGCTCGATTATCCCGAGTACTTCTTCTACTGGTGCTATCACGGCAACAATTCCGTCTTCAACACCATGAGCTACAAGTCGGCGGAGATGGACAAGCTCATCGACGGCGCGCGCACGGCTGCCGCCACCGGTGACACCGCGACTTACGACAAGGACGTGAAGGGTTTTGTCGATCTCGCCTTCACCGACATCCCGCGCATTCCGCTGTACCAGCCCTTCGTCAACGTCGCGATGCAGAAGAACATCAGCGGCTACCAATACTGGTTCCACCGGAGGCTGGATTATCGCGCGCTGGCGAAGGGGTGA
- a CDS encoding ABC transporter permease codes for MSSVAPAVEPVGPARTSGLVAILEQTRYVLGENKVTGFAFALLILILIAAIFGPYVVPYDPLASDTAAALKPPSAAHWFGTDQLGRDIFSRVIVATRLDTFIAVASVVLVFLMGGLAGIAAGYFGGWTDRIVGRVADTIMAFPLFVLAMGIVAALGNTVQNIILATAIVNFPLYARVARAEANVRRNAGFVQAARLSGNGEFRILLVHILPNIMPIMIVQMSLTMGYAILNAAGLSFIGLGVRPPTAEWGIMVAEGAGFMVSGEWWIALFPGLALMIAVFCFNLLGDGLRDIVDPQRRT; via the coding sequence ATGAGCTCAGTTGCGCCTGCTGTTGAACCTGTCGGCCCCGCTCGCACCTCGGGCCTGGTCGCGATCCTCGAACAGACCCGCTACGTCCTCGGCGAGAACAAGGTCACGGGTTTTGCCTTCGCGCTGCTGATCCTGATCCTGATTGCCGCGATCTTCGGTCCCTATGTGGTGCCGTATGACCCGCTCGCCTCGGATACCGCGGCGGCACTGAAGCCGCCTTCGGCGGCGCACTGGTTCGGCACCGATCAGTTGGGGCGCGACATCTTCAGCCGCGTCATCGTGGCAACAAGGCTTGATACCTTCATCGCGGTCGCCTCCGTCGTGCTGGTGTTCCTGATGGGCGGCCTCGCCGGCATCGCGGCGGGCTATTTCGGCGGCTGGACCGATCGCATCGTCGGCCGCGTCGCCGACACCATCATGGCGTTCCCGCTGTTCGTGCTGGCGATGGGCATCGTCGCAGCGCTCGGCAACACCGTGCAGAACATCATCCTGGCCACCGCCATCGTGAACTTCCCGCTCTATGCCCGCGTCGCGCGCGCCGAAGCCAATGTCCGCCGCAATGCCGGCTTCGTGCAGGCCGCGCGCCTGTCGGGCAACGGCGAATTTCGCATCCTGCTGGTGCACATCCTGCCGAACATCATGCCGATCATGATCGTGCAGATGTCGCTGACCATGGGTTACGCCATCCTCAATGCCGCAGGCCTCTCCTTCATCGGCCTCGGCGTGCGCCCGCCGACCGCCGAATGGGGCATCATGGTCGCCGAAGGCGCGGGCTTCATGGTCTCGGGGGAATGGTGGATCGCGCTGTTTCCGGGCCTCGCGCTGATGATCGCCGTATTCTGCTTCAACCTCCTCGGCGACGGCCTGCGCGACATCGTCGACCCCCAGCGGAGGACGTGA
- the ugpB gene encoding sn-glycerol-3-phosphate ABC transporter substrate-binding protein UgpB, giving the protein MISASRLLRLVAAFTILTWPLQARAATEIAWWHAMSGELGRQLEKLASDFNASQSDYRIVPSYKGNYTETVTAAIFAFRSRSQPAIVQVNEVATATMTAAKGAIYPVFSMMRDMNEPFSLNDYLPAVSGYYTDAAGNLLSFPFNSSTPILYYNKTMFRDAGLDPEAPPKTWPELGLAAKRLRERGAVCGFTTSWPSWIHIENFAAFHNLPLATRTNGFAGLDAELTINNPVVVQHIARLAEWQKDKVFDYSGRGQSAEPRFQKGECGIFIGSSATRADIKANSKFDIGYGMMPYWPDVKNAPQNSIIGGATLWVLRDRPREEYKGVARFFAYLSQPGVQAAWHQNTGYLPITRAAYELTRAQGFYERNPGSAISFEEITLHPPTENSKGIRLGSFVLIRGAIEDELEQAFTGQKGAQAALDAAVERGNKLLRQFERASPDR; this is encoded by the coding sequence GTGATTTCAGCATCGCGTCTTTTGCGGCTCGTCGCCGCCTTCACCATCCTCACCTGGCCGCTCCAGGCGCGTGCCGCCACGGAGATCGCATGGTGGCACGCCATGTCCGGCGAGCTCGGCCGGCAGCTGGAAAAGCTCGCCTCCGATTTCAACGCCTCGCAGTCCGACTACCGCATCGTGCCGAGCTACAAGGGCAATTACACCGAGACGGTGACCGCTGCGATCTTCGCCTTCCGCTCGCGCAGCCAGCCCGCGATCGTCCAGGTCAACGAGGTCGCCACCGCCACCATGACTGCGGCCAAGGGCGCGATCTATCCCGTGTTCAGCATGATGAGGGACATGAACGAGCCGTTCTCGCTCAACGATTACCTTCCCGCCGTCTCCGGCTATTACACCGATGCGGCCGGCAATCTGTTGTCGTTCCCGTTCAATTCCTCGACGCCGATCCTCTATTACAACAAGACCATGTTCCGCGACGCGGGCCTCGATCCGGAGGCGCCGCCGAAGACATGGCCCGAGCTGGGGCTTGCTGCAAAACGCTTGCGCGAGCGCGGCGCGGTGTGCGGCTTCACCACGTCCTGGCCGTCCTGGATCCATATCGAGAATTTCGCCGCCTTCCACAATCTGCCGCTCGCGACGCGGACCAATGGCTTTGCGGGGCTGGATGCCGAGCTGACCATCAACAACCCGGTCGTCGTGCAGCACATCGCCCGGCTTGCCGAGTGGCAGAAGGACAAGGTGTTCGACTATAGCGGCCGCGGGCAGTCGGCCGAGCCGCGCTTCCAGAAGGGCGAATGCGGCATCTTCATCGGCTCCTCGGCGACGCGGGCCGACATCAAGGCGAATTCGAAGTTCGATATCGGCTACGGCATGATGCCGTACTGGCCCGACGTGAAGAACGCGCCGCAGAACTCGATCATCGGCGGTGCCACGCTGTGGGTGCTGCGCGATCGCCCGCGCGAGGAATACAAGGGCGTCGCGCGGTTCTTCGCCTATCTGTCGCAGCCCGGCGTGCAGGCGGCCTGGCACCAGAACACCGGCTATCTGCCGATCACCCGCGCCGCCTACGAGCTGACGCGCGCGCAGGGTTTTTATGAGCGCAATCCGGGCTCGGCGATCTCGTTCGAGGAGATCACGCTGCATCCGCCGACAGAGAACTCGAAGGGCATCCGGCTCGGCTCCTTCGTGCTGATCCGCGGCGCCATCGAGGACGAGCTGGAGCAGGCCTTTACCGGCCAGAAGGGCGCGCAAGCCGCGCTCGATGCCGCGGTCGAGCGCGGCAACAAGCTGCTCCGCCAGTTCGAGCGCGCCAGCCCGGATAGGTAG
- a CDS encoding ABC transporter ATP-binding protein, translating into MTAQPLLDVQDLTVEFTTRRGIVKAVQHVNISVAKGETLAIVGESGSGKSVTSYAVMRILDRAGRIAEGSVMFSGIDVKAATEDQMRDLRGREVSMIFQNPRAALNPIRKVGDQIEDVLRTHVQQAMVSDHGEKAIEALEQVKIARPRERYHAYPFELSGGMCQRVVIALALACNPQLLIADEPTTGLDVTTQKAVMDLIVELTRRRAMSTILITHDLGLAAAYCDRVVVMEKGRVVETAKAADIFANPQHPYTKKLMRATPRLGVSLRDLLPEEETLASPRVRGEADALGSAIALRSAAGEGGSPRVALVETAPHPDPLSASEARRDPVKDGEREKTPLLLIEKLVKEYPRQGATATLGKLFGRKPPLEPDVFRAVDGISFSIGHGESVGLVGESGCGKSTTSMMVMRLLDQTSGLIRFDGEDIGAIQPASFARLPQRSRIQMVFQDPTDSLNPRFTAARAIADPLLQLGDIKGRDALRARCEELATMVGLPHNLLDRFPHQLSGGQKARVGIARAIALHPKLVILDEPTAALDVSVQAVVLNLLQDLKARLGMSYLFVSHDLNVVRLLCDRVIVMRSGRIVEEGSSEKVLSDPQDDYTKELLTAIPHPPLPVH; encoded by the coding sequence ATGACCGCCCAGCCCCTGCTCGACGTCCAGGACCTCACCGTCGAATTCACCACCCGCCGCGGCATCGTGAAAGCCGTGCAGCACGTCAACATCTCCGTCGCCAAGGGCGAGACGCTCGCGATCGTCGGCGAGTCCGGCTCCGGCAAGTCGGTGACGTCCTACGCGGTGATGCGCATCCTCGACCGTGCCGGTCGGATCGCCGAGGGTTCGGTGATGTTCTCCGGCATCGACGTCAAGGCCGCGACCGAAGACCAGATGCGCGACCTGCGCGGCCGCGAAGTCTCGATGATCTTCCAGAACCCGCGCGCAGCGCTGAATCCGATCCGCAAGGTCGGCGACCAGATCGAGGACGTGCTGCGCACCCATGTGCAGCAGGCGATGGTCTCGGACCACGGAGAAAAGGCGATCGAGGCGCTGGAGCAGGTCAAGATCGCCCGCCCGCGCGAGCGCTACCACGCCTATCCGTTCGAGCTGTCCGGCGGCATGTGCCAGCGCGTCGTCATCGCGCTCGCGCTTGCCTGCAATCCACAACTGCTGATCGCGGACGAGCCGACCACGGGTCTCGACGTCACCACGCAGAAGGCGGTGATGGACCTGATCGTCGAGCTGACCAGGCGCCGCGCGATGTCGACCATCCTGATCACGCATGATCTCGGCCTGGCCGCCGCCTATTGCGACCGCGTCGTGGTGATGGAGAAGGGCCGCGTCGTCGAGACCGCCAAGGCCGCCGACATCTTCGCCAACCCGCAGCACCCCTACACAAAAAAGCTGATGCGCGCGACGCCGCGGCTTGGCGTGAGCCTGCGGGATTTGTTGCCGGAGGAGGAGACTCTTGCCTCTCCCCGCGTGCGGGGAGAGGCCGACGCGCTCGGGAGCGCAATTGCGCTCCGGAGCGCGGCGGGTGAGGGGGGCTCTCCGCGAGTCGCGCTCGTGGAAACAGCCCCTCACCCCGACCCTCTCAGCGCGAGCGAAGCTCGTCGCGACCCCGTGAAGGACGGGGAGAGGGAGAAGACGCCTCTCCTCCTCATCGAAAAGCTCGTCAAGGAATATCCCCGCCAGGGCGCCACCGCCACGCTCGGAAAACTGTTCGGCCGCAAGCCGCCCCTGGAGCCCGACGTGTTCCGCGCGGTCGACGGCATCAGCTTCTCGATCGGCCATGGCGAGAGCGTCGGCCTCGTCGGCGAATCCGGCTGCGGCAAATCGACCACGTCGATGATGGTGATGCGCCTGCTCGACCAGACCTCCGGCCTGATCCGGTTCGACGGCGAGGACATCGGCGCCATCCAGCCGGCGTCGTTTGCCCGGCTGCCGCAGCGCAGCCGCATCCAGATGGTGTTCCAGGACCCGACCGACAGCCTCAACCCACGCTTCACCGCCGCGCGCGCCATCGCCGACCCGCTTCTGCAGCTCGGCGACATCAAGGGGCGCGACGCGCTCCGCGCCCGCTGCGAGGAGCTGGCGACCATGGTCGGGCTGCCGCACAATCTGCTGGATCGCTTCCCGCATCAGCTCTCCGGCGGCCAGAAGGCCCGCGTCGGCATCGCCCGCGCCATCGCGCTGCACCCGAAACTCGTCATCCTGGACGAGCCGACCGCGGCGCTCGACGTCTCGGTGCAGGCGGTCGTGCTGAACCTGCTCCAGGACCTCAAGGCGCGGCTAGGTATGAGCTACCTGTTCGTCTCGCATGATTTGAATGTAGTGCGCTTGTTGTGCGATCGTGTCATTGTGATGCGGTCGGGGCGGATCGTCGAAGAGGGCTCTTCCGAGAAGGTCCTGAGCGATCCGCAGGACGACTACACCAAGGAGCTGCTGACGGCGATTCCGCATCCGCCGTTACCGGTGCACTGA
- a CDS encoding ATP-binding protein, giving the protein MLRAVPIRWRILSIAALNSAVVVVLVGLIWNGSQVLGSAWDDVRQVRESDRILALLESETGRLHNLIHRYINQPSPDLFAEILLLREAVLGTLTDRAAKDPMLSGSVEELERTTDRFLNGFGELRVVQATIAKTYEEQVQGPARDMAGLYSIIEGATGHRDALIWPSLGKSREAFTAMLVAANSYYLSLSPGAADDARRNTETIEKTIPVMIDLADNDLQRMALQRLGARTMALREGFAKLSEQLMNRTELLRNTIDASQAEAIGAIDDLSTKMRQREQKAQETFDRTLAAISRRVLTIAMIFLGVILAAGVLIALSIRLPLQQIMTAMRAITLGDLDREVQGTKARDEVGAMARAVEVFRENAIAKRETEDELRASKEKAESALLELNTAQQNLIDAERLAALGGLVAGVAHEVNNPIGISLTVASSFARRTEIFEAQLKGDGGLRRSQLEEFVQSSRDASQQLVANLTRAGELIQSFKQVAVDRSHAERRQFSLSEATDQIIASLRPVLKRSPITLQVDVPEGLLLDGYPGSYGQILTNLFLNAANHAFADGRAGTITISARPRGSDDIEIIFADDGAGMTPDVQRQAFDPFFTTRRNEGGTGLGLHIVYNLVTQQLGGRMMLESKLGQGTTFRIIMPRIAKGGTQSTETDGTSQWPNRTMSST; this is encoded by the coding sequence ATGCTCCGGGCAGTGCCGATCCGCTGGCGCATCCTGTCGATCGCGGCGCTGAACTCCGCCGTGGTGGTGGTGCTGGTGGGCCTGATCTGGAACGGCTCGCAGGTGCTGGGGTCGGCCTGGGACGACGTCCGCCAGGTGCGCGAGTCAGACCGCATTCTGGCGCTGCTCGAAAGCGAGACCGGGCGCCTGCACAATCTGATCCACCGCTACATCAACCAGCCGAGCCCGGACCTGTTCGCCGAGATCCTGCTGCTGCGCGAGGCGGTGCTGGGCACGCTGACCGATCGTGCCGCCAAGGACCCGATGCTGTCGGGCTCGGTCGAGGAGCTGGAGCGCACCACCGACCGCTTCCTCAACGGCTTCGGCGAGCTGCGCGTCGTGCAGGCGACCATCGCCAAGACCTATGAGGAGCAGGTGCAGGGCCCGGCCAGGGACATGGCCGGCCTCTATTCCATCATCGAGGGCGCCACCGGCCATCGTGACGCGCTGATCTGGCCCTCGCTCGGCAAGTCCCGCGAGGCCTTCACGGCGATGCTGGTCGCGGCGAATTCCTACTATCTGTCGCTGTCGCCCGGTGCTGCCGACGACGCGCGCCGCAACACCGAGACGATCGAGAAGACCATTCCGGTCATGATCGATCTCGCCGACAACGATCTGCAGCGCATGGCGCTGCAACGGCTCGGCGCCCGCACCATGGCGCTGCGCGAGGGTTTTGCCAAACTCTCCGAGCAGCTGATGAACCGCACCGAATTGCTGCGCAACACCATCGACGCCAGCCAGGCCGAGGCGATCGGCGCCATCGACGATCTCTCCACCAAGATGCGCCAGCGCGAGCAGAAGGCGCAGGAGACCTTCGACCGCACGCTGGCGGCCATTTCTCGCCGCGTCCTCACCATTGCGATGATCTTCCTCGGCGTCATCCTCGCCGCCGGCGTGCTGATCGCGCTGTCGATCCGGCTGCCGCTGCAGCAGATCATGACCGCGATGCGCGCGATCACGCTCGGGGACCTCGACCGCGAGGTGCAGGGCACCAAGGCACGCGACGAGGTCGGCGCCATGGCGCGCGCGGTGGAGGTGTTCCGCGAGAACGCGATCGCGAAGCGCGAGACCGAGGACGAGCTGCGCGCGTCCAAGGAAAAGGCCGAGAGCGCGCTGCTCGAGCTCAACACCGCACAGCAGAACCTGATCGACGCCGAACGACTGGCGGCCCTCGGCGGCCTCGTCGCCGGCGTTGCGCACGAGGTCAACAACCCCATCGGCATCAGCCTGACCGTTGCCTCGAGCTTTGCCCGGCGCACCGAGATCTTCGAGGCCCAGCTCAAGGGCGACGGCGGCCTGCGCCGCTCGCAGCTGGAGGAGTTCGTGCAGTCCTCGCGCGACGCCTCGCAGCAGCTGGTCGCCAACCTCACCCGCGCCGGCGAGCTGATCCAGTCGTTCAAGCAGGTCGCGGTCGACCGCTCGCATGCCGAGCGGCGGCAGTTCTCACTCAGCGAAGCCACCGACCAGATCATCGCCAGCCTGCGTCCGGTCCTGAAGCGCTCGCCGATCACGCTCCAGGTCGACGTGCCCGAGGGGCTGCTGCTGGACGGCTATCCCGGCTCCTACGGTCAGATCCTGACCAACCTCTTCCTCAACGCCGCCAACCACGCCTTTGCCGACGGCCGCGCCGGCACGATCACGATCTCGGCGCGGCCGCGCGGGTCCGACGACATCGAGATCATCTTCGCCGATGACGGGGCCGGCATGACCCCGGACGTGCAGCGCCAGGCCTTTGACCCATTCTTTACCACCCGGCGCAATGAAGGTGGTACGGGACTCGGGCTTCATATCGTCTATAACCTCGTCACCCAGCAGCTCGGCGGACGCATGATGCTGGAATCCAAGCTGGGACAAGGCACTACTTTTCGGATTATCATGCCGCGGATCGCCAAGGGCGGCACGCAAAGCACAGAGACTGACGGGACTTCTCAATGGCCGAACAGGACGATGTCCTCCACCTGA